Genomic DNA from Sphingomonas lacunae:
GCAAACAGGCCGGGATGGGCCATCACATGTCCATAAAGGCGCGCATAGCGGGACACCATCCCGCCCTCATCAAACTCGGCTAGGGCCTTGCGGCGATTGTCCAAACCGATCGACCGGCGCAGCGAAGCATCATTGGCCAAGCGCATGATGGCACCGGCAAGATCCTTCGCTGTCCGTTCCACAATGAATGGCAGATTGGACGGCGCGACCATCAGGCGCGCATCGCCCACCGGCGGAGCCACCACGGCCAGCCCTGCTGCCATGGCCTCCATCACGGCAATGGGCTGTTGTTCGGACAATGACGACAAGGCCATCATATCGAACAGGCCAACAAAGGACGCAGGCTGGCTCATGAAACCAGGCATGAACAGGCGATCTGCGACACCAAGCGCATCGGCACGGGCCTTGATCGCCGAGCGTTCGGGGCCATCACCGGCGATCACCAGCCGGATATGGGGTGGGGTCAAGGCTAGTGCTTCAACAAGCAACGGCAGATCCTTGACTGCACGCAAACCCGCAATGGTGCCAACCACCACATCCCCCGAGACACGGGCAAAGCCGGGAATGACGTCCGGCAATGGCTTGACGGCATAGTCGTCCACACGAATGCCATTGGAAATGCGGGTAACCGGCAGATGGCTTCCCCATTCACGCCTGACGATCGCCTCCAGCAATTGGCTGGGCACAACCACACTCCGCGCGGTTGGCAGGGCGACCCGACGGAAAAGGCTTCGCTTCCAGTTGAAGCGCTCACTCTCATCCGCGTTGAAACCATCTTCATGGTGGATCAGGGGTGGCAGCTTCATGACGGGAGCCAACAGCCGATGCGCCATCACTGCATCCATGGCTCCCCAATTGTAGGTGAGGATCAGGTCGAAATTCTGGAAATAGCGGCCAAGAGCCAGATATCGCGCCGGGTCAGGTTTTCCATACAGGGCGGGCGCCCGGACCTCGTCGGGAAAGTCGACCGAAACATGAGGTTCTATCGCCTTTCTGGCACCCATTTGATCAGGCATCGCCGACAAGATGGTATGGCGCACGCGGTCGCCAAATATGTTCATCAAGCGCACGGCTCTCGCTTCCTTGCCACCC
This window encodes:
- a CDS encoding glycosyltransferase, with protein sequence MNIFGDRVRHTILSAMPDQMGARKAIEPHVSVDFPDEVRAPALYGKPDPARYLALGRYFQNFDLILTYNWGAMDAVMAHRLLAPVMKLPPLIHHEDGFNADESERFNWKRSLFRRVALPTARSVVVPSQLLEAIVRREWGSHLPVTRISNGIRVDDYAVKPLPDVIPGFARVSGDVVVGTIAGLRAVKDLPLLVEALALTPPHIRLVIAGDGPERSAIKARADALGVADRLFMPGFMSQPASFVGLFDMMALSSLSEQQPIAVMEAMAAGLAVVAPPVGDARLMVAPSNLPFIVERTAKDLAGAIMRLANDASLRRSIGLDNRRKALAEFDEGGMVSRYARLYGHVMAHPGLFAGL